One window of Oryza brachyantha chromosome 12, ObraRS2, whole genome shotgun sequence genomic DNA carries:
- the LOC121056033 gene encoding protein kinase PINOID-like has product MVAAVRAPASVSKLAAMVELSPPSPAVGERYSDVDTTAPNSSLSSASSTGTLARCSSLSRLSFDCSPSAAVASCSPTQTPTPPRDSVVCRPHRSGDVAWAAIRAASTTSAEPLGARDFKLVRRIGGGDIGTVYLCRLRSSSAEGSPCLYAMKVVDRRAVAKKQKLERAAAEKRILRLLDHPFLPTLFADFDATPHFSCVVMEFCPGGDLHSLRHRMPSRRFPLPSARFYAAEVLLALEYLHMMGIVYRDLKPENVLIRADGHIMLTDFDLSLQSTTSPSLDEGESDEPDTAAAGGVSCFPDHLLRFKRRRRRRRDAAGAVAAAPAAPVVPLFVAEPVTARSCSFVGTHEYVAPEVASGREHGAAVDWWAYGIFLYELLYGRTPFAGATNEATLRNIVRRPLAFPSGSGSCGPADADARDLIARLLTKDPATRLGSRRGAADVKSHPFFKTLNLALLRSSRPPVVPGAGAPLHRSQSCKAAPTTPPPKPANTTTTYRFDLF; this is encoded by the coding sequence ATGGTGGCTGCGGTGCGCGCGCCGGCGTCTGTCTCGAAGCTGGCGGCGATGGTGGagctgtcgccgccgtctcctgcGGTGGGGGAGAGGTACTCTGATGTCGACACGACGGCGCCCAACTCGAGCCTGAGCTCGGCGAGCAGCACGGGGACCCTGGCGCGGTGCTCGAGCCTCTCGCGGCTGTCGTTCGactgctcgccgtcggcggccgTGGCGTCGTGCTCGCCGACTcagacgccgacgccgccgagggACTCGGTGGTGTGCCGGCCGCACAGGTCCGGGGACGTCGCGTGGGCGGCCATCCGCGCGGCGTCGACGACCTCCGCGGAGCCGCTCGGGGCGCGGGACTTCAAGCTGGTGCGgcgcatcggcggcggcgacatcgGGACGGTGTATCTGTGCCGCCTCCGGAGCTCGTCGGCGGAGGGCTCGCCGTGCCTGTACGCGATGAAGGTGGTGGACCGGCGGGCGGTGGCGAAGAAGCAGAAGCtggagcgcgcggcggcggagaagcgGATCCTGCGGCTGCTCGACCACCCCTTCCTCCCCACCCTCTTCGCCGACTTCGACGCAACCCCTCACTTCTCCTGCGTCGTCATGGAGTTCTGCCCCGGCGGCGACCTCCActccctccgccaccgcatgccctcccgccgcttcccgctcccctccgcccgcttCTACGCTGCCGAGGTGCTCCTCGCCCTCGAGTACCTCCACATGATGGGCATCGTCTACCGCGACCTCAAGCCGGAGAACGTCCTCATCCGCGCCGACGGCCACATCATGCTCACCGACTTCGACCTCTCGCTGCAGTCcaccacgtcgccgtcgctcgaCGAAGGCGAGAGCGACGAGCCGGATACggccgctgccggcggcgtcTCCTGCTTCCCCGACCACCTTCTCCGGTTcaagcgacggcggaggaggcgacgcGACGCGGCTGGGGCTGTggctgcggcgccggcggcaccgGTGGTTCCTCTGTTCGTGGCGGAGCCGGTGACGGCGCGGTCTTGCTCGTTCGTCGGGACGCACGAGTACGTAGCTCCCGAGGTGGCGAGCGGGCGCGAGcatggcgccgccgtggaCTGGTGGGCCTACGGGATCTTCCTCTACGAGCTCCTCTACGGCCGCACCCCgttcgccggcgccaccaacGAGGCAACGCTCCGCAACATCGtccgccgcccgctcgccttcccctccggctccggctcatGCGGcccggccgacgccgacgcgcgcgACCTCATCGCCCGCCTCCTCACCAAGGACCCCGCCACCCGCCTCGGctcccgccgcggcgccgccgacgtgaaGTCCCACCCGTTCTTCAAGACCCTCAacctcgccctcctccgctcgtCCCGCCCGCCCGtcgtccccggcgccggcgcgccgctgcACCGGTCGCAGTCATGCAAGGCGGCGCCgacaacgccgccgccgaagccggcaaacaccaccaccacctaccGCTTCGACCTCTTCTGA